A window of the Planococcus citri chromosome 4, ihPlaCitr1.1, whole genome shotgun sequence genome harbors these coding sequences:
- the LOC135844393 gene encoding uncharacterized protein LOC135844393, whose translation MKLFVSRVVLCVLLVNEFVDSENTQNRQEDESLEFQVYISKFAPEFQLKASRMYHERLINCREAEFIRRQKKINETITKLIKETDPDRFICTACSVKDAFQKVWTNHVNLHALNQTKGIKEFSAIVKNPPELAEKQIHCPQPNHEKFIRERYPIWLHYINKNESKFANNLRLKLKEAGWSHEQFAWSGSKVYKHYQLYSHQSQSDAIVTFDDLYAIEKLAKGKIDEIYTYDSEVIIRSDNHMKILKLIMENSPIEPELMDYLEELNDWYISIEDCRIISIVKAVLNNGQIECRIMKKYPDRAVPFFKIGRSRMYNEGCLPFIGSTCG comes from the exons ATGAAACTTTTTGTATCACGAGTAGTTTTATGTGTTTTACTCGTCAATGAATTCGTAGATTCTGAGAATACcc AAAACAGGCAGGAAGACGAATCCttagaatttcaagtttatatCTCAAAATTTGCACCAGAGTTCCAGCTGAAAGCATCTCGCATGTATCATGAGCGTTTAATTAATTGTCGGGAAGCTGAATTTATTCGtcgacagaaaaaaataaatgaaacaatTACAAAACTAATAAAAGAGACG GACCCTGATCGATTCATTTGCACAGCATGCAGTGTGAAAGATGCTTTTCAGAAGGTATGGACGAATCATGTGAATCTGCATGCTCTTAATCAAACAAAAGGCATAAAAGAATTTAGTGCAATCGTTAAAAATCCTCCTGAATTAGCGGAAAAACAAATCCATTGCCCACAACCAAACCATGAAAAGTTTATCCGCGAGAGATACCCAATATGGTTGCATtacatcaataaaaatgaaagcaaGTTCGCTAATAACCTCAGGCTAAAATTAAAGGAAGCTGGTTGGAGCCATGAACAATTTGCATGGAGTGGATCGAAGGTTTATAAACATTATCAATTGTATTCCCATCAATCTCAATCTGATGCAATAGTTACATTCGACGATTTGTATGCGATTGAAAAATTAGCGAAAggcaaaattgatgaaatctaCACCTATGATAGTGAAGTTATAATACGTAGTGATAATcatatgaaaatattaaaacttATAATGGAAAATAGCCCGATAGAGCCAGAACTCATGGACTATCTAGAAGAGTTAAATGATTGGTACATAAGTATAGAAGACTGCCGTATTATTAGCATCGTGAAAGCAGTTTTGAACAACGGGCAGATCGAATGCAGAATAATGAAGAAATATCCAGATCGAGCAGTACCCTTCTTTAAAATAGGACGTTCACGCATGTACAATGAAGGATGCCTTCCGTTCATTGGTAGCACCTGCGGGTGA